The DNA sequence CGTAATAACCCTCGGCGACGATATCCGGAAATTCCGGGTACACATACACCGCTTTTGAATACTCCAGCCACGCCTCATCATACTGCTTCATACTGAAAAAAGCGGACGCTATCAGTATTTGCGCACGGGCGGAATCAATGTCGTGGAGATTGGCTGTCACCTTGCGGAGCGCCTCCGCCGCCTCTTTGTGATTTCCGCTCTCGTAAAGTTTTTTACCTTCGTCAAAATAGATTCTCGCGGAGGGGCCGGACGCGGGATAATCCCTCGTTAAAATGTCTTTCAGCCCCGAAGCCCGCGCGGAAAGGCCCTGTTCGGTAAGCGCTTTGCGCGCTATTTCAAGGGCGCCGGGAGCAAAAGCCGATGAAGAAAAATCATCCCTGAATTTCAACGCCTCATCAGCGGCGGAAGCATAATTTTTTTCGTTAAAAAAAGCTTCGCATATCCTGAACCTCGCCTCTTCAAGATAGGCACTCTTTTTTTCCGCCAGTTCCCCGTAAAATTGTCTGGAGAGAGCGTAATTCTCCGCGCGCGATGCGCTGCGGGCGGCTCGGTACAGGGAATCCACCGCGAGCGGAGATTTGGGATATCCTGAATATATCCTGCCGTAGATCTCCCCTGATGAGACATAATCGTTGCGCTCCTCGTATATTTCGCCAAGAGTGAAAAGCGCGTCGGGGGCGATCTCGGAAGACGGGTACTCCCTGTCTATGCGGAGGATCAGTTTGGATGCGCCCTCCAGCAGGCCTTGCTTTCTGTCCACCAGAGCCATGCTGTAAAGCGCCTGCGGTATTTTGGACGACGACGGAAACTTATCCAGAAGCTCGGCGTAACAGGACCTGGCTTCGGCGACCCGTGCCGCATTGTAATAGGCGTCGCCTATCCGCAAAAGCACATCCTCGGAAGGTTGTATTTCATAATGCCGTTTCCAGAATTTTATTGAAGCTGTCCAGTCCTTGAGGCTGAAAGCCGACCAGCCCGCGTAAAGATAAGCGTCGGCTATTCTGGGGCTTGCGGGGTACTTGGCCGCGAAATCCATCAGGTGAGAGCGGGCCGAAGCCCAGTTTTTTTCTTTATAGAAACTCACCCCTACTGAAAAAGCGGCATCTTCCGCGGCGGGAGATTCCGGATATAAATCCACCGTTTTCCCGTAAGATTCGCGGGCCTCGTCAAATTTTTTCCAGTTAAGATACGCGTGCCCTGAAGCGGTCAGGGCATCAGCGATAAGAGACGGGTCTGACACTTTGCCGTAATAGCGTACCGCGTCTGAAAATCTGCCGAGCTTAACGCAGGCGTTGCCCAACTCAAAAGCCAGCTCATCCTTTTCCAGAGCTGTGCCTTTGACAGATAGCCCCTTTTCCAATTCAATGGCCGCGGCGCTGTGATCCCCTGAGAGTGCAAGGCTTTTGCCCAGGCCCAGATAAGCGCGGGACAGAAAGCCCGAGGCCTCGCCGCGTTTTATCACTTCTCTGAAAACGGAGGCCGCTTCACCGAAACGGGACGCTTTTAAGAGAGACGCGCCCTGCCAGTAATGGGCATCTCCGGCGAGTTCATCGCCCGGAAAAGCGGAAAGAAGCCGGGCATAGGCATCCGAGGCCGCGTCGTAATCCCGCTCAAAAAAATAACAATGGCCTATGAGGAACTGGGCTTTCGGGAAATATGCCGTTTTGGAATGTTTAAGGATCAGCTCCGCGAAAGTCTTTCTTCCACGCAGGTAATCCTGAAGATGCGTATAACTCCAGCCCAGCGAAAAAAGCGACTTTTCCGCCCAAT is a window from the Candidatus Omnitrophota bacterium genome containing:
- a CDS encoding tetratricopeptide repeat protein; translated protein: MVKNKRFAQIAAVTVMLSGLTGLISGNDIETLNKLQFANGLFRDGMYEMARKQFLEIAGSSYPGIGEESAFMQAECLFRMKNFPLAYKEFEKTFSSFSREVKERSLSRMGDCAYHMKRYGDAADIYAKFIKLYGENEDALFYLAQSLSELKKYDESGKYYRKLLEKHPKSDYREYAMYSAGYAYFKTGNYAKAAGLFAGVSDKKIKAESLFYEGLSFIHSSDMASALKRFDNIAAGFKDSPWAAKANLKKAEILIKDKKFDEAEKILEPIRRASGASAAEALYLTGQAFYAKKSFAQAAVYYRSCADKHPGSDWAEKSLFSLGWSYTHLQDYLRGRKTFAELILKHSKTAYFPKAQFLIGHCYFFERDYDAASDAYARLLSAFPGDELAGDAHYWQGASLLKASRFGEAASVFREVIKRGEASGFLSRAYLGLGKSLALSGDHSAAAIELEKGLSVKGTALEKDELAFELGNACVKLGRFSDAVRYYGKVSDPSLIADALTASGHAYLNWKKFDEARESYGKTVDLYPESPAAEDAAFSVGVSFYKEKNWASARSHLMDFAAKYPASPRIADAYLYAGWSAFSLKDWTASIKFWKRHYEIQPSEDVLLRIGDAYYNAARVAEARSCYAELLDKFPSSSKIPQALYSMALVDRKQGLLEGASKLILRIDREYPSSEIAPDALFTLGEIYEERNDYVSSGEIYGRIYSGYPKSPLAVDSLYRAARSASRAENYALSRQFYGELAEKKSAYLEEARFRICEAFFNEKNYASAADEALKFRDDFSSSAFAPGALEIARKALTEQGLSARASGLKDILTRDYPASGPSARIYFDEGKKLYESGNHKEAAEALRKVTANLHDIDSARAQILIASAFFSMKQYDEAWLEYSKAVYVYPEFPDIVAEGYYGIGSVRIKQGKKSEAEKAFGRILENWPDSPLAVKASEELEKLK